In Candidatus Saccharimonadales bacterium, the genomic window AAACAGTGCAAGTAGAACCAATTAAGCTCTCCAGGAATGCCTGGGCTTCTGCTTCGGTTTTGAACTTTTGCGGCAGTTCGGCCTTCATATCCAGACCGTGGGCATTAAACAGCGCAACGACTTTGAACGAGAATGAGCCTTCGAAAGAATCGATTTCCCGCTCCCGCTCGACCAGCAGACGAACTGCTGGCGACTGTACCCGCCCGGCCGATTTGCCGCCAGGAACTTTCTGCCAAACGACAGGAGATAATTCAAATCCTACCAGCCTATCGAGGATCTGACGGGCTTGCTGTGCCTGCACGAGGTTCATGTCGACGGTACGCGGGCTTTTGATAGCGGCTTCGATGGCGGGCTTGGTAATTTCGTGGAACACGATGCGCTTGGTTTTTTTGGGGTCAAGCTTGAGTACTTCGCATAAGTGCCAGGCTATCGCCTCGCCTTCGCGGTCTTCATCAGTTGCCAGCCAGACGTCGCTGCTGTCTTTGACGGCCTTTTTGAGCTCGGTAATTACTTTCTTCTTATCAGGATCGACTTCGTAAGTAGTCTTATAGCCTTCTGCGGTGTCGATCGGGGCAGCCCCGCCCTTAACCTTCTTGGCAATGCTGCGGATATGACCAACGCTGGAGAGCACTTTGAAATCACTACCGAGATATTTCTCGATAGTTTTGGCTTTGGCCGGACTCTCTACGATAACTAAGTTTTTACTCATTTGTCCTTACAGTATACGGGTTTTATGGTAAATCTTAAGCGCAAACCGTATTTTGGCGCACAAATGCCTAGCATACAGAACCTTGCAGAAAATACCAAATTAAGTCATCCATATGTATAAACTCCTTGTGGTAAAAATTCTTACATGAAAGTGCTTGACACGTTTCCCAAACGAGAGTAAACCTATATAAGTAATATTAGTTAGGCAAGACGCCCACCAGATGAGGCCGCTACCTGTTTGTACGAAACGGAGAGCGGTTTTTTATTTTGAGTGACGCCTACCTTAAAGGAGAAAAGAATGATTTTCAATGGTAAAGCAGGAACTATTATTGATCGTAAAGTTGAAGGCTTTTTTGTAGCTCAAGACAATGCATTAATAGAGACGGCTCGGATGCAAGCAGCAGCAAACGCTGGTATCACTGCTGTCGCAGCAGAAGTAGGTACCCCTCAGGAGGTACAAGCAGTATTCACTCTCGACCCTACTGCTAGACTCGCTCCTAATGCTGCAGAAGTCAACGCAGCTTAGTACGTCTCAACAAATACACATAAAAAGAGCTCTTCCCGGAGCTCTTTTTATGTGTATTTAATAAGGATTGTGTATGCGAAATGGGAAAAAGTGCGAGATTGGCTGAGGTGGACGAGGGCGTGAAGGAGTATGGCAGATGCTATACATCTAAACTTCGATTTGTATCGTACGCCTGCAAGCCTGTCTCGCACTAATTGCGGGCTGTATACATATTGGGGCAAATGCCGCACGGAAATGTATACGAACGCGCATATCTCTAGGGTTAAGTAGTATTGTGCAGGATAGGGCGAGGTTTCGCACCGGTGTGGCATCGCTGGAATGCGATACGATTTTCGGTGCGAAACCTCGGCCCCTTCTCCTGCTCGCAGCATAATCGTCAGGTCGTAGCCGAAGGCTACTTGACCTTATTGATGGCTTCGCTGAGCTGCTGCCCGCACTTGACCGGGTCGGCCGCCTTGGCGCAGGTCTCGACGATCGAGATCTGAACCTTGGTCTTGTCCCTGTTCTCCATCGCAAACGGGATGGATCCAGCTACGACGATCAAGACGAAGGCGGCGGTACCCGCAATCCCAAGCCGGGTAATCATCAAGTTCTGGCTCATCGGTTTTCCCAACTGCAGTACTACTTCTCCCCTGTGGAGAACTCGGTTATAGTATCATTAAATTTACATTGAGTAAATAAAATGAACATAGCTAATTTAACGACCATTTGTTGGCACCGAGTGCCCTGACCTTGCCAGTCAGCTCGAGCATCGTCAGGGCGTGATTGAACTGGTCAATGGGCAGCGCGGTTCCAGCCAGCAGCTGGTCACCATCAGATATGTCGCTAGACAGCAGATCCAGTATCAATTGTTCATGGGCAGTGCCACCAATGGATTTGGCGGCTACATGCAGTGGCTTCAGGCCAAGCAATGCCAGGACGTCTTCCGGTGAGGTAGCGGGTGCTGCACCGGCTTTAATGAGATTATTTGTGCCGGCTGACGTCGCACTGGTGATGTTGCCCGGTATAGCGAGCACGTCCTTGCCCTGCTCAAGAGCAAAGCGGGCGGTGTGCATGGTACCGCTATTGATGGCGGCTTCAGTGATCAGTAATACGTTGCTCATACCGCTAACGATGCGATTGCGCTCGATAAACTGATTTTTGTACGCAATCGACGCAGCGGCTGGATACTCGCTCATGAGCGCCCCGCCCTGCCCGACAATACGGCGAGCCAGCTCTGTATGGGCCGCCGGATAGACTTTTTCGACTGAGCTCGGCAGTACGGCTATTGTCAGGCCGCCGGCGTCAAGAGCCGCCTGGTGAGCAATGGCATCGACGCCGTACGCCAGCCCGCTTACAATCACAATTCCCTGCCGAGCCAGGTCTCCAGCGAATTGGGCAGTGACGGCCCGGCCATACGGCGATACCTTGCGGCTGCCGACGATTGCCACTCTTGGCCGCGTGAGAAGATCGGGCAGATTATCGCTACGGACATAGAGTGTCTTGACGGCTGGCAGTATGCCCTCGAAGACCGCCGCGTAGGCTGAATCTGCAAGCGTAAGCGTGTTGACAGGAATGGTGGAATCGGCTTTGGTAATCATTGCTATTACGATGATCTGCCAGACTTATTTAGTCAACGAAACTTGAAAATATTACTACAGTATACGAGGTTAATAGTAGGAGCATAAGCATAAAAACTAGCTTATGCTAAAACTTGTCATAAAGTCCAATATATATTTTAGTATTGACAAATGGCAAGCGGTTTGCTAGAATAGCAATCTGTAAGTCCTTGCAATAATCTTGCAAGATGACCTACGTACCTTATACCCCCAATTCTAACAATTTGTTAGAGTGCATTAGAGCGTGACGATGGCCCCAAGTTGTTACCCTCCACTTGTCCTTTGTCTGATGCCTCCGGGTATCAGCGCTCTAAAGCATACTAACCCCTTTAACCCCGCATTCCCCCTCGTTTTATTTGAGCTGTGGTGATATGACGGTAAAGCCTCTGAGTGGGCCGCTTGTGTGACTTTTGCGAGATTACATAAGCGGGAGCCTTCAAGGTGGGTTGAAGGGTGTATCTGTGGGACAATCCACTGCCCTCACCGGCATACCGGATTGTCCTGCGAAAAAGGCCTACAAGCGGTGCCCACCCCCTCTTGTAGGCCTTTTTTGTTGTACATCAGATAAAAGTATTGGAATACAGGCAAATACTTGTAAAATAGCGTTTATGGAAATTGATAAAATACACGGCGTAATAAAATTTGATGATCAGGACCGACGACATGCGCCCGACCTTATTCCGGATGAGATACCTATAGCGGACGCGAATACTCTAGGTATTGATCTGTTGCGTCGAGCTCAAACACTGCAAGCAGAAATCGATGCTGCCTATGGCTATTATCCCGAGAATAACCCACACGGCGATGAGAGCCATATGATCCACATCCCTGCCATCAATCAAGCAACTATCGGTAGGAAAATACTCGACGCTTGGCTTGAAGTGTAACTAAGCTGATAAGCCTTAGATCAGAAAACTTCTGGTCTCAGCCTGCAACTCCGCCCCATATACCAGTTCGCTCAGTACAGCACTGACCTCGCGAGTTAATTGTGGCATTTGAGCAAGTTCGTCAGTGTTGAACCGTTGCAGTACATAATCGGCACTGTCGATCTGGGCCGGCTGCTTTGGGCCGATGCCGATGCGGATGCGGCCATAATCTTCACGCATATGCTGCGAGATGGATTTGATGCCGTTGTGGCCTGCCGCACTGCCGCCGATGCGCATACGGATCTGGCCGAAGTCAACATCGAGTTCATCGTGTACGACAACGATTTTGCCGAGTTCGATTCTATAGAAGCTGCTAACCGCCTGCACGGCCTCGCCGCTGAGGTTCATGAAGGTTGTCGGCTTGATGATAATGACGCGGGTATCACCCAGCTGCCCAGTCGATACGAGGCATTTCAGGTCTTTCTTCTGAAGCCAGCTCGACAGCTCGCTCGTTGCCTCCACGAAGGCGTCGACGCAGGCAAAGCCGATGTTGTGCCGAGTCTGATCGTACTCCTTGCCGGGATTGCCAAGTCCCACGACGAGCACAGTCTTGTTGAGGCCGACGGTCACATAATTGACAGGATTGCTGGTCTGCGGACGATTTTGGAATAATGCCATTCGCTTTAGTATAACGCAAATCTAACACTATGAAATCTTCAGTCCGATTTTATTCTGATGAGACAGTATTTTAGCTTGGGCGCTGCAGGCCGGCGCGCGAGTTGTTCTTGCGTGGTGCAAGTGTCGGGCTGTTGCCGTGTTTGTGCGTGTCGTGCTTTTCGATGAACCATAATTGTACGGATGTTCCGGCATAGCCAAAACGCTCTCGGAGATTGCGCTCCAGGTAGCGCTTGTAACTCCAGTGTATGTAGCGGGTGTGGCTGCTGAAGATTTTGAAGGCTGGCGTCGGATTGTCGGTTTCCTGGGTCATGTAGTTGAGCTTCGGCAGGCGGTTCTTGAGACCGGCCGGCGGATGCTTGTCGACCATTTCGCGCAGCCATTTGTTGAGCTGCACCGTCGGGATGCGCTTTTTGCGTTGTTCGTCGATCTCGACAGCTAGGTCGAACATCTTGGTGACATTTTGGCCAGTGACGGCACTGGTAAACATCAGTGGTGCCCAGGGGATAAAATCATAAGTTTGCGCTAGCTGGGCGGCAATGCGGTCGCGGGCGAACGGATCAGTTTCGAGGCTGACTTCGCCGTCTTCATTCTTGGTTTCAAGCTTCATTGTATCCCATTTGCTGACAACTAGGACGAGCCCCTTGCCTGCTTCCTTGACCATACCAGCAATCTTTTGGTCGAGCTGGACATTGAGTTCGTTGGCGTCCATAAGGACGAAGCAGACATCTGACTGCTCAATGGCCGCCAGGGCGCGGACAACGCTGAATTTTTCGATGCCGACTTCTATCTTGCCATTACGGCGGATACCGGCCGTGTCCATGATTTCGATTTCACGTTCGTGATACTTCACGACGGTGCGATTGACGTCGCGGGTGGTGCCGGCCTTATCGGCGACGATGGCCTGCTGCTTTTTGGCAAGGCTGTTGAAAAGGCTCGATTTACCGACATTCGGACGGCCGATCAGCGAGATGCGCAGGCGATTGTCGTCCTCACGGATGCTCATCTGCGGGATGATCCCGGCCAGGTGTGCAAGGAGCTCGTCGATACCGCGGTTCTGAGTAGTGCTGGTGTGGAATATGTCTTTGATACCAAGCTTCATGAATGTCGTCAGGTCGGCGTTGGCTCGTTTGGCCTTGTCGACTTTGTTGACGATGAGGTAGACCGGTTTGCGGCTCTTGAGCGCAGTCTTGGCGACGCGGCGGTCTTCCTCGGTGATGAGGACATCAGCTTCGACGACGACCCAGATGATGTCGGCGCTGTCGGCGGCCTGGACAATTTGCTCCTGAATCGTTGATTCGAAGTCGTCCTCAGGGTCTTTGATACCGGCCGTGTCGACGAGCCAAAACTGGCTGACGTCGTTGTCAGGGTGGATATATTCGGCCTTGGCCATGATGCTGTCGCGGGTCGTACCGGCTTCGCGGGCTACAATCGCCTCTTTGCGTTCCAGAATCGCATTGAACAAGCTGGACTTGCCAACATTTGCGCGACCGACGATAGCGATAATGGGTAATTTTTTGCTCATTACTCAAATTATAACAGATATGGGACGTTGACCATAATGCATTTTTATGCTAAAGTTTTGCCAACTACTATCAACACTTATCAGAGGAAAATGAGGAGTTACATACATGGCATTAGAAATCGCAACCCTGAACGCAGCAGGATCACTGTCGAACCCCGCAAATGTACGGCCATTCGTGGACTACGTCGTGTCGCTTGATGTACATGCAGCTGGATTCCCTGAAGCTTATAATGTCGGTGCCGAGGAAGGTGTACGCGAAGCTCAAAATTTGTTTCATGAACGTGGCTTCAATACGGCCATAACTCCTAATGGTGACAAAGATGGCCGTACCGATCAGCGGGGCTTGCTGGTTGTGACGCAAATTGACGGTTTTTATGTAAACAGATTTGCCAGTCGTAATGGCATCGTCGGTATGCTGACCGATGAGGCAACAAACATCCGAGTAGCAGCGGCTCATGCGCATCTAGATGATCGGAGCGAGTATACTCGACACAATCAGGCACATAGTATCATCGAGTGGCTGGATCAGCCCGATGACATACCTGGATATGCAGCGATGGATGCAAATGCAATGTACCGTGACGACCCGAGAGCTCGATGGTACAGAGCACTCAAGCATCTTGGTCGCATCTTGCCGGTAGCAGAACCACGGATCGGCCAAAACGAAAAAGATCCTCGTGTTATTGCCAGCAAAGCTGTACGAGCCAGCGGCATGGCCCATGGCGGTACTCTGAAAATATTTGAACATTCTGGTTACCGTAACCCTAATACAATCCCCTACGAGACAACTGCTCGATTTCTCGGCGGACGAGCAACAGCCCAGCTCGACCATATTTTAGTATCAAAAGACATAAGCTGCCCGCGCTACGAGGTCACTAAAGTGCCCGGTGGAAAAGGCATCCAGACAGAACACCTCCTTATACGCGCTACTCTTGAAACGTAAGCTCCTTCGGTTAATTAATTTGTGACGTACATCACAAAAATACTTGACAAGTGCGTGTAATGAGCGGATGATATGAATATATAAAGGTTATTGCTACGATGCATAATGTGAAATCATCATCTGAGTTCAGTCAAAACTACGGCCAGCCAACTTTCGTGACTGCTGCTGATGGGCTGCGTAGTATCCATACCCGATCTGCAGTCGGGCGATTATCAATGCCGGAACCTGCTGACTTTGAAACGGTCGAACCAGTTGAGTTCCGCAGGGAAATTGATCCATTGCTTATCCGTGGCATTGGCCAGGCCGCGACCGGATTTGCAGATGGCACCGAAGACTTCTTTTTGCGGTTGTTCCGTGATGGCCAAGGCCGTGCGCCTACTCCTGTGCAAGCGCCAGTGCTGGAGCGCTCAATCCCCCAATCAGTCGGTTCGTACGCGCTGGCTGCTTAAATACTTACACTTATCTGAGAAATTGCCTGTTCTACAGTTGTTTGTAATTGCCGAGTCCGAGGTCATAGAGGCTATAGGTGCCGAAATTAGTTCGGTGTAAGGTGACGACGTTGTAGCCAAGCGCTTCGAACGTGCGGCGGATCTGGCGGTTGCGGCCTTCGTGCATGGTAATCTGCCATTGAGTGTCATCACCGTCGTAGAGGCGGTCTACCTGTAGTTTGCTGCGGCCGTCCGCCAAGCTGATGCCGTGATCCGTGATCATCTGGCGGTGCAGCGGCATCAGCGGCTTGTCGAGTGTGACTTCGTATATTTTGGTTTTCTGGTATTTGGGGTGCGTCAGTTCCTGGGCTAGATTACCGTCATTGGTCATGAGCAGTAGACCGCTGGAGTCTTTGTCGAGACGACCGACTGATTTTAATACATGGAACTCCTCAGGGATGAGTTCGTAGACCGTTTTGTTGCCCTGGCCTTCCCGGCTACAGACATAACCGGCCGGTTTATTGAGCATAATGGTTATGGTATTGACAGGCGGTGTAATACGCTGGCTGTCAAGAGTTACGACGTCAGCGTCAGTTACCTGCTGGCCGGAGGTCGGCGGGCGGCCGTTCACCAGCACTCGATTGCGGTAGACGGCATCATCGGCCGCCCGCCGGCTCAGACCGGTAGAAAGAGCTATATATTTGTTAAGTCGCATGCTAGTAGTATACGGCATTAGCCGCCGACATTGGATACTGCCTAACTGGCAGACTACAGTGAAATGCTGTTTGGATCGACGCCTGAGTTGTATTTGTCTTGGCGTGGCTGTTCGGATACGGGCAGCGGCTGCCAGTCTGCTAAATTCGCAGGATCAGGTGGCTGATTGTTGGTAGGTGCTAGTACATTGCCTGCTTGGGTGGCTGCGGCTTTGGCTTCCTCGAGCGCCAGCAGCTGATTGATGTCAGGGCCGGGTGTGGTATTCAGCGGTGCTATAACACGTTTGCGGGTGACAGGATTGAGTGGAGCATTTGGAGTGGCACCAGGAGTCGTACCGGCTGCAGCTGGTGCTGGACCGACTGGTGATGGCGGCTGAGAAACGCCGGCAGCAGAGCCAGAAGGTTGTTCGAGGGGCGCTGACTGTTGCTCAGCCGTTGACGGAGCTGCTACTGGCTGTGGTGTGCTGACATCTTCATTAAAAGCGTCGGATACGAGTTTGTCGCCGGAAGATTGTACGGCTGTTGTGTCGCCGATTGCGGCACCTGGTAAAGATGGCAATTCGTAGGCTTGACTTGGATAATTTGCTTCACTGGAGACGTTCGTATCGGAATCGGTAGTACCGGTGGCAGTTTCAGTGCCAGCGGATGCTTGAGCGGTACTTTCATCAGTGTGAACATCGAGTTCGCCCATGTCCGGCGTACTGGCGTCCTTTTCGTATTCTGAGACAGGTTCATCTGCTGGTGGTTGGTGGACTTCCGAATAGTCTGGCTCTGTTGCTACGGCTGCCGCTACTGTCGGGTCTCCGGCTGGCTCGGCTACAGGTGCAGTAGCTTCAGGATTAGCCGGCAGATTACCTAGAAATTCATTAATCTGATCATGTATGACTGATTCTTCCTGTGAACTTGGTGCAGCGGCATCTATTTCAGCTTGAGCGGCAAGCACTTCGGGTGTAGGGCTGCCGGTGTTATTGGGGGTGGATTCATCGAATGCTGGCAATACTGCGTCGGCGGTAAAGGCTTCCGATGTAATCACCTCTGGTTCGGTTACCACGGTAGTGTCGACGGCGGCTGGAAGGTCTGTGTCGGCGACCGGCTCGGGCAGTACGGTGTCTGTCGCTGGCTCATCACTTGCTGGAGCGTCAGCTGCGCTGATTGGCTGGTCAGTAGCATTCTGGCTGACGCTGCCTGTCGGTGCCGTAGTATCGGAGTCTTGTGATGTGGTAGTTGGCGTATCGTCGCTTAATCCGGCGATATTGATGGGCGCGACCGCTGTCTCAATGTATGCTGGCGATTCAGTTGAAACTGGTTCGTCTGCAGGAAGCGCCGCCACGTTAGCATCGGGCACTTCCGCTGGTGTCTCATCCAGCAATTCGTCTGGCAGCTGGATAGGTGCGACAAATGTGGAATCTATTTCCGGATCAATCGGTTGTACCTGAGCCGGCTGTTCGGTTTCGATGGCCGGTACGACGGGTTGAGCGAATTCTGGCTGCGGTACTGGTGATGGGCTTGTGGCAGCTGGCTCGGCTACAGCTGGTGTGGTTGCAGTCTCTGGCTCGACTGCTGTAATGTCAGTGGTTGATGCTACGACTGGAGCGGGCGCCGACACCGCGTCGGTCAGTGGCACGTCGGTTGCTGAGGTAGTCGTGTCAACAGTGGCAATCGGCACCGCAGTGCTCCTAGGTGTGGCAGTGTCAACAGGCGCTGCATCTGGTGCGGCTGTATCCTCAGACACGCCAGCCTGCCAGCTGCCTGGTTCGGCAGCAGCTAACGCGACAGGTGCCGGCTCGAGTACTTCATGTGTTGCTTTGACGATGTCTTCCAGTGTGACCTGCGACTTCACGAGGTAGCGGTCGGCGCCGAGTGAGTTGGCGCGGGCGTTGTCTTCGGCCTGGCCGAGTGCGGTCAGCATAATGACTTTGACATCGCGGAGTGCTTCGGTGTTACGGAGGATGTCGAGCATCTCAAAACCGCTAATTTTGGGCATCATGACGTCAGTAATAACAAGATCCGGGTGTTCTTTGGCTGCTAGAGCAAGCGCAGCCTCGCCGTCTTGGGCGGACACAATCGTATAACCTTCGGCGGCCAAACGCGCTTCATAAATCTCGCGGAGGTTATTGTCGTCTTCGACAAGCATTATTTTTGTCATCTGGTCTGGCCCCTGTAGTTACTAATATTTTAAGTGCTAATGTTTAGCTTAATTGTACCATATCACATACTATAAGCGGTTGTCTCTATTCTGCGCCATGATTCATGAATGAGCCAGTGATGTGATGGCCGGCAAAGCAGTATTGCTGGCTTCGGCCGCCTGGAATTGACCGGCCTGCTGGGTTGAAAGCCGCGGCAGATTGATGAAGAACGTACTGCCCTGCCCCATCTGGCTTTCCGCCCAAATTCGTCCCTGATACAGTTCGACAACTTTACGGCAGATAAACAGACCGAGTCCGGTACCGCCAATGGTGCGGGTGGTTGAGTTATCAACACGGTAGAATTTCTGGAATAAATGCGGCAGATCTTCGGCCGGAATGCCGGGACCAGTGTCGCGGATCGAGAATTGAACGACGTCCTGATTGCCAGTCAGGCCAATGGTTATTTTGCCCTGATCGGTGTATTTGACGGCGTTGTCGAAGACATTGGTGATGACCTCGCGCATACGGTCGGCGTCGGCCAGAACGTAATACAGCGGCCGTACAACGTGCCCGGTGTCTTCGCGGGCATTAATAAGCTGGTTGGATCCTACGTTGAAATCAACCGCCAAGCCCTTTTTGTCGGCCGAAAATCGCAATTCCTCGGTAATTTGCTGCAGATAGGCGCCCATTTCGACGACCGTCGGATGGCTGCTGAGCCGGCCGTCTTCGGCCTTGGCACTGGTCAGTAAGTCCTGGAAGAGTTTGCCAAGATGCTGGGTGCTAATGTGGGCCTTTTCCAGGTAATCGCGGGCCCGGCTGTCGATGGTACTGACGCGGTCATTGAGCGCCAGCGCGATGTAGCCTTCGATAGCGGCGACTGGCGTGCGCATCTCGTGGCTGGCGGTGCTGATAAACTCGGCGCGCTGAGATTCTTCCAGCCGTTCTTTGGTGACATCACGGAAGACGGCAACTGCTGCAAAGACATGCTGGTCTTCGTCGATCAGCGGTGAAACATTCAGGTTAACAGGAATTCGCTTGTTGCTCTGTGTCGTCAGCTCGGCATCATTGACACGGATAGTGGCTTTTTCGACAAATACGCGCTGAAACGGGTCTTGATCGGCGGGATATGGCTCGCCTTTGCTATCGGTAATTTTGATGACTGTACCAAAATCGAGGCTCATTGCCTCCTCTGTTTTCCAGCCGGATATAGTCGCCGCA contains:
- the dprA gene encoding DNA-processing protein DprA — its product is MITKADSTIPVNTLTLADSAYAAVFEGILPAVKTLYVRSDNLPDLLTRPRVAIVGSRKVSPYGRAVTAQFAGDLARQGIVIVSGLAYGVDAIAHQAALDAGGLTIAVLPSSVEKVYPAAHTELARRIVGQGGALMSEYPAAASIAYKNQFIERNRIVSGMSNVLLITEAAINSGTMHTARFALEQGKDVLAIPGNITSATSAGTNNLIKAGAAPATSPEDVLALLGLKPLHVAAKSIGGTAHEQLILDLLSSDISDGDQLLAGTALPIDQFNHALTMLELTGKVRALGANKWSLN
- the pth gene encoding aminoacyl-tRNA hydrolase, which encodes MALFQNRPQTSNPVNYVTVGLNKTVLVVGLGNPGKEYDQTRHNIGFACVDAFVEATSELSSWLQKKDLKCLVSTGQLGDTRVIIIKPTTFMNLSGEAVQAVSSFYRIELGKIVVVHDELDVDFGQIRMRIGGSAAGHNGIKSISQHMREDYGRIRIGIGPKQPAQIDSADYVLQRFNTDELAQMPQLTREVSAVLSELVYGAELQAETRSFLI
- the der gene encoding ribosome biogenesis GTPase Der, giving the protein MSKKLPIIAIVGRANVGKSSLFNAILERKEAIVAREAGTTRDSIMAKAEYIHPDNDVSQFWLVDTAGIKDPEDDFESTIQEQIVQAADSADIIWVVVEADVLITEEDRRVAKTALKSRKPVYLIVNKVDKAKRANADLTTFMKLGIKDIFHTSTTQNRGIDELLAHLAGIIPQMSIREDDNRLRISLIGRPNVGKSSLFNSLAKKQQAIVADKAGTTRDVNRTVVKYHEREIEIMDTAGIRRNGKIEVGIEKFSVVRALAAIEQSDVCFVLMDANELNVQLDQKIAGMVKEAGKGLVLVVSKWDTMKLETKNEDGEVSLETDPFARDRIAAQLAQTYDFIPWAPLMFTSAVTGQNVTKMFDLAVEIDEQRKKRIPTVQLNKWLREMVDKHPPAGLKNRLPKLNYMTQETDNPTPAFKIFSSHTRYIHWSYKRYLERNLRERFGYAGTSVQLWFIEKHDTHKHGNSPTLAPRKNNSRAGLQRPS
- a CDS encoding pseudouridine synthase, with the protein product MRLNKYIALSTGLSRRAADDAVYRNRVLVNGRPPTSGQQVTDADVVTLDSQRITPPVNTITIMLNKPAGYVCSREGQGNKTVYELIPEEFHVLKSVGRLDKDSSGLLLMTNDGNLAQELTHPKYQKTKIYEVTLDKPLMPLHRQMITDHGISLADGRSKLQVDRLYDGDDTQWQITMHEGRNRQIRRTFEALGYNVVTLHRTNFGTYSLYDLGLGNYKQL
- a CDS encoding response regulator, coding for MTKIMLVEDDNNLREIYEARLAAEGYTIVSAQDGEAALALAAKEHPDLVITDVMMPKISGFEMLDILRNTEALRDVKVIMLTALGQAEDNARANSLGADRYLVKSQVTLEDIVKATHEVLEPAPVALAAAEPGSWQAGVSEDTAAPDAAPVDTATPRSTAVPIATVDTTTSATDVPLTDAVSAPAPVVASTTDITAVEPETATTPAVAEPAATSPSPVPQPEFAQPVVPAIETEQPAQVQPIDPEIDSTFVAPIQLPDELLDETPAEVPDANVAALPADEPVSTESPAYIETAVAPINIAGLSDDTPTTTSQDSDTTAPTGSVSQNATDQPISAADAPASDEPATDTVLPEPVADTDLPAAVDTTVVTEPEVITSEAFTADAVLPAFDESTPNNTGSPTPEVLAAQAEIDAAAPSSQEESVIHDQINEFLGNLPANPEATAPVAEPAGDPTVAAAVATEPDYSEVHQPPADEPVSEYEKDASTPDMGELDVHTDESTAQASAGTETATGTTDSDTNVSSEANYPSQAYELPSLPGAAIGDTTAVQSSGDKLVSDAFNEDVSTPQPVAAPSTAEQQSAPLEQPSGSAAGVSQPPSPVGPAPAAAGTTPGATPNAPLNPVTRKRVIAPLNTTPGPDINQLLALEEAKAAATQAGNVLAPTNNQPPDPANLADWQPLPVSEQPRQDKYNSGVDPNSISL
- a CDS encoding ATP-binding protein, with product MNPIDTANTMFGIGSGGPSGYTLMIIGVTTVVVAAVFIIFWRIRRRQLGPAGSVSKLASALRDEKMKSSIIVSAIEDGVVLFDEQHAIRSFNPGAATISGWKTEEAMSLDFGTVIKITDSKGEPYPADQDPFQRVFVEKATIRVNDAELTTQSNKRIPVNLNVSPLIDEDQHVFAAVAVFRDVTKERLEESQRAEFISTASHEMRTPVAAIEGYIALALNDRVSTIDSRARDYLEKAHISTQHLGKLFQDLLTSAKAEDGRLSSHPTVVEMGAYLQQITEELRFSADKKGLAVDFNVGSNQLINAREDTGHVVRPLYYVLADADRMREVITNVFDNAVKYTDQGKITIGLTGNQDVVQFSIRDTGPGIPAEDLPHLFQKFYRVDNSTTRTIGGTGLGLFICRKVVELYQGRIWAESQMGQGSTFFINLPRLSTQQAGQFQAAEASNTALPAITSLAHS